From a single Gimesia fumaroli genomic region:
- a CDS encoding alpha/beta fold hydrolase yields the protein MSNTDSRTFTTSDGVELHYLEAGVGPTLVLLPGWSLTAALFHKQLDELSDSYRCLALDYRGHGESAKPDYGYRVSRLAKDLREFLQALELSDVILLGHSAGCAVIWSYLDLFGETGIRGLIFCDQMVARLRRPEWSDEQCRHYGAEVGGDELLAQAELVGGHEGPGKSAEFLASMFTKSFSEAELLEVIQESLKFPRTYAAQLLLSVSEADYHDLLPRITLPTLCIGGEASHLGPAVMPWIAEQIHGADVVMIDADAGGSHFMFLENPRAFNLAVREFCDTLRTDDERI from the coding sequence ATGTCAAACACGGATTCAAGAACCTTTACGACGTCCGATGGTGTCGAACTGCATTATCTGGAGGCAGGTGTGGGGCCGACGCTGGTCCTGTTGCCGGGCTGGTCGCTGACGGCGGCGCTGTTTCATAAGCAGCTCGATGAATTGAGCGACTCTTATCGTTGTCTGGCGCTCGATTACCGCGGGCATGGCGAGTCGGCAAAGCCCGATTATGGTTACCGCGTCTCACGGCTGGCGAAGGATCTGCGCGAATTTCTGCAGGCGCTGGAACTGAGTGATGTGATTTTGCTCGGTCATTCCGCGGGTTGTGCCGTGATCTGGAGTTATCTGGATCTGTTCGGTGAAACGGGGATTCGCGGGTTGATTTTCTGCGATCAGATGGTCGCTCGTCTCCGTCGGCCCGAATGGTCTGACGAACAATGCCGCCACTATGGTGCTGAGGTGGGGGGAGACGAACTGCTGGCACAGGCGGAACTCGTGGGAGGACATGAGGGTCCCGGGAAGTCAGCTGAGTTTCTGGCGAGCATGTTTACGAAATCGTTTTCGGAAGCGGAACTGTTGGAAGTGATTCAGGAGAGTCTGAAATTCCCCCGCACGTATGCGGCCCAACTGCTGCTCAGTGTGAGTGAAGCCGATTATCACGATCTGCTGCCGCGAATCACATTGCCTACCCTGTGTATCGGCGGCGAAGCCAGCCATCTGGGACCGGCTGTGATGCCCTGGATTGCGGAGCAGATTCATGGGGCAGACGTTGTGATGATCGACGCGGACGCAGGCGGCAGCCATTTCATGTTTCTGGAAAACCCACGGGCGTTTAATTTAGCCGTGCGGGAATTTTGTGATACACTGCGGACAGACGATGAACGAATTTGA
- a CDS encoding DUF4282 domain-containing protein has protein sequence MRDVLFFDSMLTPKVITFVYWLMLVVVLISGLKTIFGGFGFSFEKLIVGLLMMVTGAVGARIWCELLIVLFKIHDNVKKMAEK, from the coding sequence ATGCGTGACGTCCTCTTTTTTGATTCGATGCTGACACCGAAAGTGATTACGTTCGTCTATTGGCTGATGCTGGTGGTCGTGCTGATTTCCGGTTTGAAAACTATTTTCGGTGGTTTCGGGTTCTCCTTTGAGAAACTGATCGTCGGTTTGTTAATGATGGTCACTGGTGCGGTCGGTGCCCGGATCTGGTGTGAACTGCTGATCGTGTTGTTCAAAATTCATGACAACGTAAAAAAGATGGCAGAAAAATAG
- a CDS encoding DUF6868 family protein: MDLETITSFFMWCTIFNGGLLIFWSLFCLFAPNLVYRVQSNWFPMPRETFDVVIYSFIGAFKLLFIVFSLVPYLALLMLG, translated from the coding sequence ATGGATCTTGAGACAATAACCTCATTTTTTATGTGGTGTACCATTTTCAATGGCGGCCTGTTGATTTTCTGGTCCCTGTTCTGCCTGTTTGCGCCGAATCTGGTGTACCGCGTGCAGAGTAACTGGTTTCCGATGCCACGCGAGACGTTTGATGTGGTGATCTATTCCTTTATCGGTGCGTTCAAATTGCTGTTTATTGTGTTTAGTTTAGTGCCTTATCTGGCGCTGTTGATGTTGGGGTGA
- a CDS encoding prolyl hydroxylase family protein, whose amino-acid sequence MFKIDSNQPYILEIPDLLSPEECAQLIERIERLKPEIATINTVSGTEVNPNVRNNDRVMFDDPELAETLLERVGDRAPKEIHNMSLVGANERFRCYRYKPGMQFRTHADGSFYRNEYEQSCYSFLVYLNEDFTGGATTFVTEPEVAIQPQTGMGLLFQHPLMHEGTLVTEGVKYVARTDLMYRRSKI is encoded by the coding sequence ATGTTTAAAATTGATTCGAATCAGCCCTACATCCTCGAAATTCCCGATCTCTTATCACCAGAGGAATGTGCGCAACTCATTGAGCGAATCGAACGACTCAAGCCTGAAATTGCGACTATCAACACGGTCTCGGGTACTGAAGTGAATCCGAACGTTCGCAATAATGACCGGGTGATGTTCGATGATCCAGAGTTGGCCGAAACGCTACTGGAGCGTGTTGGCGATCGGGCACCCAAAGAAATTCACAACATGTCGCTTGTGGGAGCAAACGAACGCTTTCGGTGTTACCGTTACAAGCCCGGCATGCAGTTCCGTACGCACGCCGATGGTTCATTCTATCGCAATGAATATGAGCAAAGTTGCTATTCATTTCTGGTCTATCTTAACGAAGATTTTACCGGCGGGGCGACCACATTTGTCACAGAGCCGGAAGTGGCCATTCAACCCCAAACGGGAATGGGGCTGCTTTTTCAACACCCCCTGATGCATGAAGGCACCTTAGTGACAGAAGGTGTCAAATACGTGGCACGCACCGATCTGATGTATCGCAGGTCAAAGATCTAA
- a CDS encoding right-handed parallel beta-helix repeat-containing protein, with translation MCSSNDHQQANIRRLRLLGTGILCVPLLAVSSLAAETIRVPEQHATIQSAVDAAQAGDTVLVAPGTYKERIKLKPGISLKSVGDDTKGALGLKRAEATIIDGGGEQGEGAGVTMAERNTLDGFTVTNVGLYDDAKWNKHHATHGEEQSHEHIGAPGTAGIGIIGVTCTVTNNIVHHIGYTGIAIQSAPSKRCSPHIYRNVTYRNMGGGIGSMQKSTAVIEENICFQNFYAGIGHDDASPTVINNTCYENIRAGIGISEGSHALVRGNKCYHNRRAGIGVRTGGETRPIIENNECYENDMAGIGTREEAAPLIRNNRCYKNKLAGIGSRTHATPTIVGNECFENGQSGIGQQSDAVTMLINNFCHHNKASGIGFAPCKAGRSTLINNRIIDNARVAVGVNGGWTVRLVGNELSRKGGMPPIMMVFNGSEVTLTDNIIRGGGVAGIRVAGKIRAENNEFAGTSLRKVGPPNFGVWALPGSYVTLIANKFHHWRHALQASEATVLATRNKISNFHGTALVIQNAKVPANVFDNTAVSVNPKDKVVSISGDAGMVQGNELQKPTD, from the coding sequence ATGTGCTCAAGCAACGATCACCAACAGGCAAATATCCGCCGCTTACGACTACTGGGAACAGGCATCCTGTGCGTTCCCCTACTCGCAGTTTCCTCCCTCGCCGCCGAAACGATCCGCGTGCCGGAACAGCACGCAACGATCCAGTCCGCCGTTGATGCCGCACAAGCAGGCGATACCGTTCTGGTTGCCCCCGGAACCTACAAAGAACGCATCAAACTCAAACCAGGCATTAGCCTGAAAAGTGTCGGCGACGACACGAAAGGCGCGCTCGGCTTAAAACGGGCTGAAGCCACCATCATCGACGGCGGCGGAGAGCAGGGGGAGGGAGCCGGCGTCACAATGGCCGAGCGCAACACGCTCGACGGGTTCACCGTCACCAACGTCGGCCTGTATGACGATGCGAAATGGAACAAACATCACGCCACGCACGGCGAAGAGCAGTCACACGAACACATCGGCGCACCGGGCACCGCCGGCATCGGTATCATCGGCGTGACCTGCACAGTCACCAATAACATTGTGCATCATATCGGCTATACGGGCATCGCCATCCAGAGCGCCCCCAGCAAACGCTGTTCGCCCCACATCTATCGCAACGTCACCTACCGCAACATGGGGGGCGGCATCGGTTCGATGCAGAAGTCGACCGCCGTCATCGAAGAAAACATCTGCTTCCAGAACTTCTACGCCGGCATCGGTCACGACGACGCCAGCCCGACCGTCATCAACAATACCTGCTACGAAAACATCCGCGCCGGTATCGGCATCAGTGAAGGCTCGCACGCGCTGGTTCGCGGCAATAAATGTTATCACAACCGCCGCGCCGGCATCGGCGTGCGGACCGGCGGCGAGACGCGTCCCATCATCGAAAACAACGAGTGTTACGAAAACGACATGGCGGGCATCGGCACGCGGGAAGAAGCAGCGCCGCTCATTCGCAACAATCGCTGTTATAAAAACAAACTCGCGGGCATCGGCTCGCGCACTCACGCCACGCCCACGATTGTCGGCAACGAATGTTTTGAAAACGGACAATCCGGCATCGGCCAGCAGAGCGACGCCGTCACCATGCTGATCAACAATTTTTGTCACCACAACAAAGCCTCCGGCATCGGTTTCGCTCCCTGCAAAGCGGGCCGCTCGACTTTGATCAACAACCGCATCATCGACAACGCCCGGGTCGCGGTCGGCGTCAACGGGGGCTGGACCGTACGTCTGGTGGGCAATGAACTCTCACGCAAAGGGGGCATGCCCCCCATCATGATGGTTTTCAATGGGTCCGAGGTCACACTCACCGACAACATCATCCGCGGCGGCGGGGTCGCCGGGATTCGCGTCGCCGGTAAGATTCGCGCCGAAAACAACGAATTCGCAGGGACCTCACTCCGCAAGGTCGGCCCCCCCAACTTCGGAGTCTGGGCACTCCCCGGTTCCTACGTCACCCTGATCGCCAACAAATTCCATCACTGGCGACACGCGCTGCAGGCCAGCGAAGCGACGGTTCTCGCGACCCGAAACAAAATCAGCAACTTCCACGGCACCGCCCTGGTGATCCAGAATGCAAAAGTCCCCGCGAATGTCTTCGACAATACTGCAGTCTCAGTCAACCCGAAAGACAAAGTGGTCTCGATCAGCGGCGACGCCGGCATGGTGCAGGGGAATGAGTTACAAAAGCCAACCGATTAA
- a CDS encoding macro domain-containing protein, with amino-acid sequence MALPIDLWLIHPQTEMCDAFRDRFQNLPRVTVIESRFEDLPTHDCFVTAANAFGIMNAGIDAAVVHFHGEDLMRRIQHRIMDAYLGEQPLGTSFIEPTGNPDYPYVAHSPTMRVPGSISGTDKVYAATWASLLAVYQHNVSQRENEDAKIKTLVFPAMGAGFGGVPFQEVARQMAVAYQHYLDPPHRMDWDMVIRRQKAIAYDQGQLVIR; translated from the coding sequence ATGGCATTGCCCATTGATCTCTGGTTGATTCATCCTCAAACTGAAATGTGCGACGCGTTTCGCGATCGCTTTCAAAATCTCCCTCGCGTAACGGTGATTGAGAGCCGCTTTGAAGACCTGCCTACGCACGACTGTTTTGTGACGGCGGCAAATGCGTTTGGAATTATGAACGCGGGCATCGATGCAGCCGTTGTACATTTTCACGGCGAAGATCTGATGCGGCGGATTCAACATCGGATTATGGACGCGTATCTGGGCGAGCAGCCACTGGGGACGTCGTTCATCGAGCCGACGGGCAATCCCGATTATCCGTATGTCGCGCATAGCCCGACGATGCGTGTGCCCGGCTCGATCTCGGGGACCGATAAAGTGTATGCGGCGACCTGGGCGTCGCTGCTGGCCGTGTATCAGCACAACGTCAGTCAACGTGAGAATGAAGACGCGAAAATTAAAACCCTTGTGTTCCCCGCGATGGGGGCCGGCTTTGGTGGTGTGCCTTTTCAGGAAGTAGCCCGGCAGATGGCGGTCGCCTATCAGCATTATCTGGATCCGCCGCACCGGATGGACTGGGATATGGTGATCCGGCGGCAGAAAGCGATTGCCTACGATCAGGGGCAGTTGGTCATTCGTTGA